The Linepithema humile isolate Giens D197 chromosome 7, Lhum_UNIL_v1.0, whole genome shotgun sequence genome has a window encoding:
- the LOC105675771 gene encoding uncharacterized protein, translating to MAVPVMPCTYEFSKGHGTGVAEALGNWGFSNRVCNSGQELQRLKCLFAEMDSLRSQDKNTIKCVKYNPRYDPNTWYIKPTPDECKPAWTFPVKRPLITYSSTATTMKVSNLNDIGSEITHVIPGRNYVHQGTTKWYRRGPDCCYQPSCLAPQCPVPYCYKIC from the exons ATGGCAGTGCCAGTGATGCCGTGCACGTACGAGTTCTCCAAAGGCCATGGCACCGGCGTGGCGGAAGCACTTGGAAATTGGGGCTTTTCCAATCGAGTATGCAACTCTGGTCAAGAGCTGCAGCGTTTGAAGTGTCTTTTCGCAGAAATGGACTCTTT ACGCAgtcaagataaaaatacaataaaatgtgTTAAGTACAATCCGAGATACGATCCTAACACCTGGTATATTAAGCCCACTCCCGATGAATGTAAGCCGGCATGGACGTTTCCCGTGAAGAGACCATTGATTACTTATTCCTCAACTGCCACAACTATGAAGGTCTCGAATTTAAACGACATTGGATCAGAAATAACGCACGTTATACCTGGCCGCAACTACGTTCATCAAGGT ACAACTAAATGGTACCGCCGAGGTCCAGACTGTTGCTATCAACCTAGCTGTTTAGCCCCACAATGCCCTGTGccatattgttataaaatttgttaa
- the LOC105675770 gene encoding kappa-scoloptoxin(11)-Ss1a-like, whose protein sequence is MFVKICFFITTISVTAGVYTKISSKASNVTFKYMKGVEGESDLHHCKAHEVCGVVHDRFWMTTLTERLCQCPEGRECPWQWTKIFDNSTVLLNNRSVLKFCTEIVERLDTCAHKQKAVIVHGESDASNNYIIPYNVTINCICPQTHYWKLQKYTYEEHGLVQVFKCVKKRMCETLEFCGYIRADLYSAYYRCTCPQKHLCVFKDKTLVNVQELLYSGPAYMAYCYHS, encoded by the exons ATGTTCGTCAAAATCTGCTTCTTTATTACGACGATAAGCGTGACTGCCGGCGTGTATACAAAAATCAGCAGCAAGGCCAGCAACGTTACGTTTAAGTATATGAAGGGA GTTGAAGGGGAGAGCGATTTACATCACTGTAAAGCTCACGAGGTGTGCGGCGTGGTTCACGACCGGTTTTGGATGACCACTTTGACGGAGAGGCTCTGTCAGTGCCCTGAAGGAAGGGAGTGTCCGTGGCAATGGACGAAAATCTTTGACAACTCAACTGTGTTGCTCAATAACAGATCAGTTCTAAAG TTTTGCACGGAAATAGTGGAACGTCTCGATACGTGCGCGCACAAGCAAAAGGCGGTAATAGTCCACGGAGAAAGCGATGCGAGTAACAACTACATAATACCGTATAACGTGACAATAAACTGCATTTGTCCGCAAACGCATTACTGGAAGCTGCAAAAATACACGTACGAAGAGCACGGTCTCGTTCAAGTATTCAAGTGTGTCAAG AAAAGAATGTGCGAGACTCTGGAGTTTTGCGGCTACATACGAGCTGATTTATATTCAGCATATTACAGGTGCACATGCCCGCAGAAGCATTTATGCGTTTTCAAGGATAAAACTTTGGTAAACGTGCAGGAATTGCTCTATTCTGGGCCTGCTTATATGGCTTACTGTTATCATTCATAA